GCCTGCTCCGGGTCCCGGGCCACATCGATCACTGCATCCCACTCCCCGGTGGCTGCCGTGTAGGCGTCCGCGCCCAGCGAACGGTCGGCCCGCAGCCAGGCCGCTCCCCCCGGTGGTTCGGTGGCCGTGCCGCGGGCAAGGCACGTAACGTGGTGGCCCGCGGCGATGGCCTGGCGGGCAATTTCAGCGGACAGGAAGGCGGTTCCGCCCAGAATCAGAATGCGCATGTGGCCACGCTACGGCGCTAGGGTTGAAGGAGAACAGAGTGTTATGCGCCCGGCGAACGCCGGCAGACCACGCCGGCTGACGCCGGAGAGCAGCAAGGAGCAACCCTGCAGATGTACAGCACGTTTTCAATCGCCCCGCCCATCAACTCAGCTCCCCAGGGACTGAGCGTCCCGGGAATCCTGATCAGCATCGGGGTGGGAGTTGCCCTGTGGCTGCTGGCGAGCCTGGTGATATCCCGGATTACGAAGCGCGTAGCCGCCGGAACAACCTTTTTCAAGAAACCCCATTTTAAGTGGGTAGCACCGGCCCTGCGGGTCCTCGACCACGAGCGCCGTGTCCAGCGGGCGAACTCCATCGGTTCGTTGCTCAACAGCGTGGTGGGTGTGGTCATCGTGGTGATCACCGCCATCTACGTACTCAAGAACCTTGACGTGGACGTGGCGCCGTTGCTGACCAGCGTCGGCATCCTGGGCATTGCCATCGGTTTCGGCGCCCAGCAGCTGATCCGCGACTTCTTGGCCGGCATCTTCATCACCATCGAGGACCAGTACGGGATCGGCGACACCATCGAGACGAGCGAGGTGGTGGGAACTGTAGAATCCATCGGCCTGCGGATCACCCGGGTGCGTTCCGAAGACGGCGCCGTCTGGTACCTGCGCAACGGTGAGATCCTGCGTGTAGGCAACCGCTCCCAGGGCAACTACGTGCCCGTGGTGGAGACGGCTGATATTGACCCCGAGCAGACCTCGACAGACCAGAAGGCAGGAGATTAGCCATGACTCCCGATCCCCAGCCGCCAAGGCAGCTGATGCAGAACGATCCCTTCAGCCAGCCCGGCTACACCGATAATTTCTACAACGCCGTGGGCGGCCACGAGACGTTCGTGAAGCTCATCGATGTGTTCTACGACGGTGTGGCGGGCGACCCCCTGCTGCGCGCGATGTACCCGGAAGAGGATCTGGGCCCGGCGAAGCGGCGCTTCCTGATGTTCCTGGAACAGTATTGGGGCGGCCCGACCACGTACGGCGAGGAACGCGGGCATCCGCGGCTCCGGATGCGCCACATGCCGTTCCGTGTCACGCCTGAGGCGAAAGACCGGTGGCTGCTCCACATGCGCACCGCTGTGGACGCGCTGGAGCTGCCGCCGCTGCAGGAGGGCACGCTGTGGGATTACATGGAGCGTGCCGCGCTGTCCATGGTGAACAGCGCTTCCGACACCTGAGCGGAATCGCTCAGAGGCCCAACCCTGCACCCGCCCGCGCGAGCACATGCCCCCGGCTTCCGCTGAGACGGAACCAGCGGCCTGAACGGTAGAGCTGCTGTTCATCGTTTCCGAGGAACCCCAGCGTGAGGGCGGCGAAGGCCGCACCGGAAGGCAGTCCGCTGAGGCCGTCCACTTCACGGCCCCAGACAGCGGCCCGGGCATTGTTGACAATCAGGGCGCCGGGCTTGTCCGGCACAATGCCGGCCACTTCGGCAATTCCGGCCTCTGCTGCCTGCCGCAGTATTGCGTCCGTGACTGAGCCGATCAGCTCCCAGCCGCCCCTCGGCGCGCTGACTCCCGCCCACGGCTCCGTGACGGTCGACGGCGGCACCGGAAGTTCGGCGTCGTTCTCGCCGGCCCGGGCCAGCCGGTCAAGGACCGCCGAAAGCGGTACGGTGACATCCGCGCTGGACGGCTCTGCCAGCGCCATGGTGCGCAGACCGAGAATCGTGGGCGTGGATTCCCCGAGGAGCCTTGGCCGGAGAATGCAGACGTAAGCGGCCAACACGGAACCCGAGGCCTGAAGCCGGATGGCGCCGTCGTCTATGGCCTTTGCGCGCGTGGCGTAGTTGCGGAGATCGGCAAGATCGCGGGGATCGGCGAACCGGAAGAACCGGGAGAGGAGGTCAGACACATTAAGGACTCTACCGGTTTGGCTCCGGTTGAGCCGTGCCGGGGCTGCGTCTAGAGTCAAACCATGACAGAAGCGGAAGCCGGTTTGCAGGCGTTGCCCTCCCAGGACCCCACCTCCTCCCTCATTGATCTTCTTGATCTTGGCGAGCTGGACGGTGCCCGTACTGACGAAGACATCTTCATGGGCCCTTCCCAGAAGCAACCCCACCAGCGGGTGTTTGGCGGGCAGGTGCTGGCCCAGTCGCTGATTGCCGGAATCAGGACTGTTGACGCCGGGCGCCCGGTGCATTCAATGCACGGCTATTTCCTGCGTCCCGGCGACGCCAACAAACCCATTACGTTCGGCGTGCAGCGGCTACGTGACGGCCGGTCGTTTTCCGCGCGCCGGGTCCACGCCTATCAGGACGGCATGCCCATCCTGTCCATGATTGCCTCGTTCCAGGACGAAGACGAAGGAATCGAACACCAGTCGGTCATGCCGACGGGAATCCCGGATCCCGAGTCGCTGCCCAGCACCGCGGATCTGCTGGGAAAGTTCGACCACCCCGTAGCCAGGCACTGGGCCTACGAGCGGCCGTTCGATATCCGGCACATCGACCCCGCGCTCTATGTTTCCGCCAAGGGGAAAAAGGAAGCACGCAATGCGGTGTGGATGAAGACCTTCGGCCCCATGCCCGATGACCCCAACATGCACCGCGCCGCACTTGCCTACGCGAGTGACTACACGCTGCTGGAGTCGATTCTGCGCAAACACGGCCTGAGCTGGATTACGCCGGGCATGAGTGTTGCCAGCCTGGACCATGCCATGTGGTGGCACCGCCCGGTACGGGTGGATGAATGGCTGCTGTACGTCCAGGAATCCCCCAGCGCGCAGGGTGCCCGCGGGCTGGCTTCCGGCAAGATCTTCAACCGCGCAGGCCAGCATGTGGCTTCCGTGGCCCAGGAAGGGATGGTCCGGGTTCCCACGGACCTCAAAAACAAGGTGGTGGGCGCGGTGCAGTCCGCCGTCATGCAGCACCAGATCCGCAAGGCGGAACGGGACTGACTGTTTCCCGGACATACAACAACCAGGCATACGAAAGGCCGGCCCCCGTTGCGGGGGCCGGCCTTTTTGGTCCGTTCACGGGGAGCCCCGGAAGGGCTTAACCGGGCAGGGACTTAGCCGCGGGTGAGGCGGCGGTGCGTGACACGGTGCGGCTTGGCCGCGTCCGGGCCCAGACGCTCCACCTTGTTCTCCTCGTAGGATTCGAAGTTACCTTCAAACCAGTACCACTTGGACGGGTTTTCCTCGTCACCTTCGTAGGACAGGATGTGGGTAGCCACCCGGTCCAGGAACCAGCGGTCGTGCGAAACCACCACGGCACAGCCGGGGAATTCGAGCAGCGCGTTCTCCAGGCTGCTGAGGGTTTCGACGTCGAGGTCATTCGTGGGTTCGTCAAGGAGGAGCAGGTTTCCGCCCTGCTTCAACGTGAGCGCAAGGTTCAGGCGGTTCCGCTCACCACCGGAGAGCACCCCGGCCTTCTTCTGCTGGTCCGGGCCCTTGAAGCCGAAGGCGGCAACGTAGGCGCGGGACGGCATTTCAACGTGGCCCACCTGGATGTAGTCATTTCCGTCGGAAACAACTTCCCACAGCGTCTTGTTGGGGTCGATGCCGCCGCGGCTCTGGTCCGCATAGGAGATCTTGACGGAATCGCCGATCTTCAGCTCGCCGCCGTCGAGGGGCTCAAGCCCCACGATGGTCTTGAACAGAGTGGTCTTACCCACACCGTTGGGGCCGATGACGCCCACAATGCCGTTGCGGGGCAGGGTGAAGGACAGTCCGTCAATCAGCGTGCGGTCCTCGAAGCCCTTCTGCAGGTTCTTCGCTTCCAGGACCAGCCCGCCCAGG
This genomic interval from Micrococcaceae bacterium Sec5.7 contains the following:
- a CDS encoding mechanosensitive ion channel domain-containing protein, translating into MYSTFSIAPPINSAPQGLSVPGILISIGVGVALWLLASLVISRITKRVAAGTTFFKKPHFKWVAPALRVLDHERRVQRANSIGSLLNSVVGVVIVVITAIYVLKNLDVDVAPLLTSVGILGIAIGFGAQQLIRDFLAGIFITIEDQYGIGDTIETSEVVGTVESIGLRITRVRSEDGAVWYLRNGEILRVGNRSQGNYVPVVETADIDPEQTSTDQKAGD
- a CDS encoding globin, with product MTPDPQPPRQLMQNDPFSQPGYTDNFYNAVGGHETFVKLIDVFYDGVAGDPLLRAMYPEEDLGPAKRRFLMFLEQYWGGPTTYGEERGHPRLRMRHMPFRVTPEAKDRWLLHMRTAVDALELPPLQEGTLWDYMERAALSMVNSASDT
- a CDS encoding acyl-CoA thioesterase II, coding for MTEAEAGLQALPSQDPTSSLIDLLDLGELDGARTDEDIFMGPSQKQPHQRVFGGQVLAQSLIAGIRTVDAGRPVHSMHGYFLRPGDANKPITFGVQRLRDGRSFSARRVHAYQDGMPILSMIASFQDEDEGIEHQSVMPTGIPDPESLPSTADLLGKFDHPVARHWAYERPFDIRHIDPALYVSAKGKKEARNAVWMKTFGPMPDDPNMHRAALAYASDYTLLESILRKHGLSWITPGMSVASLDHAMWWHRPVRVDEWLLYVQESPSAQGARGLASGKIFNRAGQHVASVAQEGMVRVPTDLKNKVVGAVQSAVMQHQIRKAERD